One genomic region from Leptospira tipperaryensis encodes:
- a CDS encoding DUF1343 domain-containing protein produces the protein MNKIEKLLRVSRIGMITNQSAFGLDGEYHFQTIHKRYDLKKIFLPEHGLFAELQDQVSGSHLRYNLEGVEFINLYGDQESSLVPDSVSLEGLDLVIIDIRDTGARYYTFLTTAYYFLEEISKWNSQGKEEISVLVLDSPNPAGRRIEGTPLQEEYESFVGVRSVLHRHGLTPGELLTYYKKEFSLNLRMKVVKDGWYSKKDSEFLWIPPSPNIPFRSTCYVYSGQCLLEGTNLSEGRGTTKPFETFGAPYIREENERVRKELENFQKESFALRPLKFIPTFHKHKDEICGGYQILLKKPEKFHSLFFSLKLIRLLREEYPKEFAYRDGAYEFRSDLPAIELLVGDGFLLDYLNGEHSDLIVFEYLKEEEKAWKKKCKILLEF, from the coding sequence ATGAATAAAATCGAAAAACTTCTTCGTGTTTCCAGAATCGGAATGATTACAAATCAGAGCGCCTTCGGGCTCGATGGAGAATATCACTTTCAGACCATCCACAAACGTTATGATCTTAAAAAAATCTTCTTACCGGAGCACGGACTTTTTGCTGAACTTCAGGACCAAGTTTCCGGTTCCCATCTGAGATACAATTTAGAAGGAGTGGAATTTATCAATCTCTATGGAGATCAGGAATCCAGTCTTGTTCCGGATTCCGTATCTTTAGAAGGCTTGGATCTCGTGATCATCGATATTCGAGATACGGGCGCGAGATATTACACGTTCTTGACTACGGCCTATTATTTTTTGGAAGAGATCAGCAAATGGAATTCTCAAGGGAAAGAAGAAATTTCAGTTTTGGTTTTGGATTCTCCAAATCCCGCGGGAAGAAGAATCGAAGGAACTCCTCTTCAAGAAGAATACGAATCTTTCGTGGGAGTAAGAAGTGTCTTGCATCGGCACGGACTTACTCCTGGAGAATTGCTTACTTATTATAAGAAAGAATTCTCTCTCAACCTAAGGATGAAAGTTGTAAAGGATGGTTGGTATTCGAAAAAAGATTCAGAATTTTTATGGATTCCTCCTTCTCCGAATATTCCCTTTAGATCCACTTGTTACGTATATTCGGGACAATGTCTTTTAGAAGGAACGAATCTTTCCGAGGGAAGAGGAACTACGAAACCCTTTGAAACTTTCGGAGCTCCTTATATCCGAGAAGAAAACGAAAGAGTAAGAAAGGAATTGGAGAATTTTCAAAAGGAAAGTTTTGCGCTTCGACCCTTGAAATTCATTCCTACGTTTCATAAACATAAGGATGAAATTTGCGGCGGTTATCAGATCCTTCTAAAAAAACCGGAAAAGTTCCATAGTTTGTTTTTTTCTCTGAAGTTGATTCGATTATTGAGGGAAGAATATCCAAAAGAATTTGCTTATAGAGACGGCGCTTACGAGTTTCGATCCGATCTTCCGGCGATAGAATTGCTGGTCGGAGATGGATTTCTTTTAGATTACCTCAACGGAGAACATTCGGATTTGATTGTATTCGAATACTTGAAAGAAGAAGAAAAAGCCTGGAAGAAAAAATGTAAGATTCTTTTGGAATTTTGA
- a CDS encoding dihydrofolate reductase family protein, whose amino-acid sequence MRKIIFLSFITLDGVMQAPGGPEEDTSGGFKYGGWTAPYFDEVSAKVIEKQMKPADYLLGRKTFEIWADYWPKHADFWPGINDGTKYVLSKTMKKSDWKNSVFLESLADIEKLKNSEGLDIQIWGSGKLIQLLLKNDLVDELWLKIFPLTLGSGNRLFGDGTIPAAFTLIESLVTPSGVIVANYKRAGEIRTGTVGV is encoded by the coding sequence ATGAGGAAAATAATTTTTTTATCATTTATTACTTTAGATGGAGTCATGCAAGCCCCCGGCGGGCCTGAGGAAGATACCTCGGGCGGTTTCAAATATGGAGGTTGGACGGCACCGTATTTTGATGAAGTTTCAGCTAAAGTTATCGAAAAACAAATGAAACCTGCAGATTATCTTTTGGGCAGAAAAACATTTGAGATTTGGGCCGATTACTGGCCCAAACATGCAGACTTCTGGCCCGGCATCAATGATGGTACAAAATATGTCCTTTCGAAGACGATGAAAAAGTCTGATTGGAAAAACTCAGTATTCCTCGAAAGTTTGGCAGATATCGAAAAACTTAAAAACTCAGAAGGCCTTGATATTCAAATTTGGGGTAGCGGTAAACTCATTCAGCTACTACTTAAGAATGACTTAGTGGATGAGCTCTGGCTTAAAATATTCCCCCTCACACTCGGTTCGGGCAATCGTTTATTTGGTGATGGAACCATCCCGGCGGCGTTTACATTGATAGAAAGTCTTGTTACACCGAGCGGAGTGATCGTAGCAAATTACAAGCGAGCGGGAGAAATCCGCACTGGTACTGTTGGAGTTTAA
- a CDS encoding glyoxalase, translating to MTFEILGLDHVQLAIPKGGEQIARAFYVNILSFTEVEKPPNLKVKGGAWFQCGVNQIHVGITDSFIPAQKAHPAIHVRNILEYRKYLESQGVLPRDEDPLPGALRFYLDDPFGNRLEFLEWLPIEEK from the coding sequence ATGACTTTCGAAATTCTTGGATTAGATCATGTTCAATTGGCCATCCCAAAAGGGGGCGAACAAATTGCCCGTGCGTTTTACGTAAATATTCTCTCTTTTACCGAAGTCGAAAAACCTCCGAATCTGAAAGTTAAAGGAGGCGCTTGGTTTCAATGCGGAGTAAACCAAATACATGTCGGAATTACCGACTCCTTTATTCCGGCACAAAAAGCACATCCTGCAATCCATGTTCGTAATATTTTAGAATATCGAAAATACTTAGAGTCTCAAGGCGTATTACCAAGAGACGAAGACCCTCTACCTGGTGCGCTTCGGTTCTATCTTGACGACCCTTTCGGTAACCGTCTTGAATTTCTGGAATGGCTTCCTATCGAAGAGAAATAA
- a CDS encoding bifunctional ADP-dependent NAD(P)H-hydrate dehydratase/NAD(P)H-hydrate epimerase encodes MEIRFSEYSEPLFDDKESRDLDRKTILETGISGSHLMGFAALSIYQHYRKKILRSDSVFILCGNGNNGGDGLALAFFLIQEGKESKVFLKEGNLSEESTYYKNLLLRAGGKILNLESDPLFFEGENICIIDALLGTGFQPPIREPYGEVLEKIQKQKRKSPKRTFILSLDVLSGFSEELPTPFEADALAEIGMKKWRNRFLPNEIKKTFHRIGFPIKKKDDPNSESGTGKILWKKIPDSYLKECLKRKEDSHKYKNGSLLLIGGSQGMAGAALSSVLAFHELGGGISLLLSPSEKTVRAVLKKDPSLMIDRIEDSSEILSRPFVKKASVFLFGPGLKTEECPILEIPNDKFCILDAGALAAYKEKILHEKVLMTPHTGELEMLLNQKIKTVSEGISLAKDYAKSFRVQILWKRHSSFLIDPRGNLFFWEKPEPKLAVMGTGDLLAGILAFFLSRGFSIPESTQLSFSLLTNAAKRSKGFPTASGIRKLLQKGGI; translated from the coding sequence ATGGAAATAAGGTTTTCCGAATATTCAGAACCTCTGTTTGACGATAAGGAAAGCAGAGATCTGGATCGGAAGACAATTCTCGAAACCGGAATTTCCGGTTCTCACCTAATGGGCTTTGCGGCCCTTTCCATCTATCAACACTATCGAAAAAAAATCCTAAGATCCGATTCCGTTTTTATCCTTTGTGGAAACGGAAACAACGGAGGAGACGGACTTGCCCTCGCCTTCTTTTTGATCCAGGAAGGAAAAGAATCCAAGGTTTTCTTAAAAGAAGGAAATCTTTCGGAAGAATCTACATATTATAAAAATCTGTTATTACGTGCCGGAGGTAAGATTCTAAACTTAGAATCCGATCCTCTTTTCTTTGAAGGCGAGAACATTTGTATCATCGACGCACTTTTGGGAACGGGTTTTCAGCCCCCGATACGAGAACCATACGGAGAAGTCCTGGAAAAGATTCAAAAACAAAAAAGAAAAAGTCCTAAGAGAACTTTTATTCTGAGCTTAGACGTCCTTTCCGGTTTTTCCGAAGAATTACCGACTCCTTTTGAAGCGGATGCGTTAGCCGAAATCGGAATGAAAAAATGGAGAAACCGGTTTTTACCGAACGAGATCAAAAAAACATTCCATAGAATCGGATTCCCGATTAAAAAAAAGGATGATCCGAATTCGGAATCAGGGACCGGCAAAATTCTTTGGAAAAAAATTCCGGATTCTTACTTAAAGGAATGCCTTAAAAGAAAAGAAGATTCTCATAAATATAAAAACGGTTCTCTTCTTTTGATCGGAGGTTCTCAGGGGATGGCGGGCGCGGCCCTTTCTTCGGTTCTCGCATTCCACGAGTTAGGCGGTGGAATTTCTCTGCTCCTCAGCCCCTCCGAAAAAACGGTTCGGGCCGTTCTTAAAAAAGATCCTTCCCTGATGATCGATCGAATTGAAGATTCTTCCGAGATTCTTTCAAGACCCTTTGTTAAAAAAGCTTCCGTTTTTTTATTCGGGCCTGGATTAAAAACGGAAGAATGTCCGATTTTAGAAATTCCGAATGACAAGTTCTGTATTTTAGATGCCGGCGCTCTCGCAGCCTACAAAGAAAAAATTCTTCATGAGAAAGTTCTCATGACCCCTCACACCGGTGAATTGGAAATGCTTCTCAACCAAAAGATCAAAACCGTTTCGGAAGGAATATCTCTCGCAAAAGATTATGCGAAATCGTTTCGAGTTCAGATTTTATGGAAAAGACATTCTTCTTTTCTAATAGATCCAAGAGGGAATTTATTTTTTTGGGAAAAACCGGAACCAAAGTTGGCGGTGATGGGAACGGGAGATCTGTTGGCGGGTATTCTCGCCTTTTTTCTCTCAAGAGGTTTTTCCATTCCGGAGTCGACACAACTTTCGTTTTCCTTATTGACGAACGCGGCAAAACGATCCAAAGGTTTTCCAACCGCTTCGGGGATTCGAAAGCTCTTACAAAAAGGAGGAATCTAA
- a CDS encoding antitoxin, which yields MKYKLSQEEKSLESSIEKNEWKPVDNKAQYLKKFRSAAKNTLLKDKRMNIRIAGKDIQLLKTKALEIGIPYQTLVSSILHQYVTGKLKER from the coding sequence ATGAAATATAAACTTAGTCAAGAAGAGAAGAGTTTAGAATCTTCTATTGAGAAAAATGAATGGAAACCGGTTGATAACAAAGCGCAGTACTTAAAAAAATTTAGATCTGCAGCAAAAAATACATTATTAAAAGACAAAAGAATGAATATTCGAATTGCTGGAAAGGATATTCAATTATTAAAAACTAAAGCCTTGGAAATTGGTATTCCTTATCAAACTTTAGTTTCAAGTATATTACATCAGTATGTAACTGGAAAATTGAAAGAACGGTGA
- the nusA gene encoding transcription termination factor NusA → MAVKKTQSEGNLLEAIQQFCADKSLDREAVMGVIRDSLITAYKKKSGLEGLEESEESDIPSPVTVEFASGKDSVVIAIAKKVVEGSPSSPLEIGLEEAKVIDESAEIGSVISFREKPVELSRIISSQAKQMVFQRLKDMEKELLYNEYKAKEGELTHGYFQRWKKDAMSIDLGKVEGIMPRREQNPGEKYHSGDRLKAIIQRVELRPREPIPVITLSRASADFVRKLFEMEIPEIYDGLVEIINVARQPSIRTKVVVRATRGDIDPVGACVGMKGVRIQSIVRELGNERIDIVEASDDPSEFIANAISPAKPVEVKVDGSGREAMVVVPDDQLSLAIGINGSNVKLASQLAGYKIDIKTVAQYNAELASPEARERLERLFYSPSEESKAQAEQEEEDEGLTPLEDLPGLSARIVGILKSEGIKDLETLIEYSQDDLAKLQGIGHTTAGQILKLLRESVEWVEDN, encoded by the coding sequence ATGGCAGTTAAGAAGACACAATCGGAAGGAAATCTGTTGGAAGCAATCCAGCAATTTTGTGCGGACAAGTCCCTAGATAGGGAAGCCGTTATGGGAGTCATACGTGATTCTCTTATAACCGCCTATAAGAAAAAGTCCGGACTGGAAGGATTGGAAGAATCCGAAGAATCGGATATACCTTCTCCTGTCACAGTAGAGTTTGCATCCGGCAAAGACAGCGTCGTTATAGCAATAGCAAAAAAGGTAGTCGAAGGAAGTCCTTCCTCTCCTCTTGAAATCGGTTTAGAAGAAGCGAAAGTGATCGATGAATCCGCGGAAATTGGATCCGTCATTTCCTTTCGCGAGAAACCGGTTGAACTTTCTCGAATCATCTCCAGCCAAGCGAAGCAGATGGTTTTCCAAAGACTCAAAGATATGGAGAAGGAACTTCTCTATAACGAGTATAAGGCGAAGGAAGGAGAACTCACTCACGGATATTTCCAGAGATGGAAAAAAGACGCGATGAGTATCGACCTCGGGAAAGTAGAAGGTATCATGCCTCGCAGGGAACAAAATCCCGGTGAAAAGTATCACAGCGGGGACAGGCTCAAAGCAATCATTCAAAGAGTGGAACTTCGTCCGAGAGAGCCGATTCCAGTCATTACCCTTTCTAGAGCTTCCGCGGATTTCGTTCGGAAACTTTTTGAAATGGAGATTCCTGAAATTTATGACGGACTCGTTGAGATCATCAACGTTGCGAGACAACCTTCCATCAGAACGAAAGTTGTGGTGCGTGCGACTCGCGGAGACATCGATCCCGTCGGCGCTTGCGTCGGTATGAAAGGGGTTCGTATCCAATCGATCGTAAGAGAACTTGGAAACGAAAGAATCGATATCGTAGAAGCCTCCGATGATCCTTCTGAATTTATCGCAAACGCAATTTCTCCAGCAAAACCTGTGGAAGTCAAAGTGGACGGTTCCGGAAGAGAGGCGATGGTGGTCGTTCCTGATGATCAACTTTCTCTCGCGATCGGAATCAATGGATCCAATGTGAAGCTCGCTTCTCAGTTGGCCGGTTATAAAATCGATATCAAAACCGTAGCGCAGTACAATGCCGAGCTGGCTTCGCCGGAAGCGAGAGAAAGGTTGGAAAGACTTTTCTATTCTCCTTCGGAAGAATCCAAGGCTCAGGCGGAACAAGAAGAAGAGGATGAAGGCCTGACTCCTCTCGAAGATCTTCCCGGTCTCTCAGCCCGTATCGTGGGAATTCTGAAGAGCGAAGGAATCAAAGATCTGGAAACCCTGATCGAATACAGTCAAGACGATCTGGCAAAACTGCAAGGAATCGGACATACAACCGCCGGACAGATTCTCAAACTATTAAGGGAATCTGTAGAATGGGTGGAAGACAACTGA
- a CDS encoding cyclic nucleotide-binding domain-containing protein, which yields MAFDSSVPQQQAQAPAGTLLFPEGSPANTLNVLHSGTVRYLTEIPGGRKLELFKLNGANLTPGSVALFTSGRYPFHLQAEEACVISTYAMNSQSIGKSIGSRVSLGMMVARTLLREVTELFKKANQIRKITSEIEKVNDNLSILYYQFNPSVFPDIKPGTPIPEVSADVVDPVMRLCRENLKLFFDNGGLLPDRPSPQFLEEEHESQLTRLYPEEIDFQDGEFNFIRKLVLQDPKILNALFTADPSMLTYVCVKLANVLEQITGILKTCLTDLDDSFRLFFVGENSLVEKFYLILDITSSGYGTAPAEYVIPVLGAVAGKIEKYKNGHQALFGVPVAGISPNAGTFQTKASSLAKKMEESAPKTAAPTSSAITAGVDVEAIRKELDNSASVIIQFSGLDAERIKEFSALMVKVKSLKNPLDPEGDIRKVRRTLGRHYWDMYQACYMKYMNSNRNVPKAVDLMLKYGFFDETMVDDSQIAFMYSHKDTMNFTSDIPISLGTEWLERVYKREIPTSLDEMGQNFFEKVKMENRTINIKKESDIPPELDNPDTRLKFEFASLYEANVRLTSGSPATHFPILTKFHSQMAIDKSYVSKKILTDVIHDLMAIDYSVFHREVIYNNNELGITKEFIQKCVIPDFILVPSIGTKVMMWQDLSVHRGAGSKESPGRIVVPIFSQGDLKTMISDALAAFRWELTKSILGAEWNNVGNPSITADYTDYIQFFKKNKDLSIEIKEKLAGDFKRFRNDRDIFANDYQLWIKYESDGVQRLNKVVRSIFYRHIPFSRPIREKVAKTPAFGEIHNRFINIRNRKYTELENRYKKYLNALGSLPDPLRENLEFYRV from the coding sequence ATGGCATTTGATTCCTCAGTTCCACAACAACAAGCCCAGGCTCCCGCAGGAACGCTCCTGTTTCCGGAGGGTTCTCCCGCAAATACACTGAACGTGCTTCACAGTGGAACGGTTCGATATCTAACCGAAATCCCCGGTGGAAGAAAACTTGAACTTTTCAAACTCAACGGCGCAAATCTCACTCCCGGTTCCGTCGCGCTCTTTACGAGCGGAAGATATCCCTTTCATCTTCAAGCCGAAGAAGCCTGCGTAATTTCCACGTATGCAATGAATTCGCAATCGATCGGGAAGAGCATCGGATCCAGAGTTTCTTTGGGAATGATGGTCGCAAGAACCCTCTTACGAGAGGTGACTGAACTTTTTAAAAAAGCGAATCAGATCCGAAAGATCACCTCGGAAATCGAAAAGGTAAACGACAACCTTTCAATTCTCTACTATCAATTCAATCCTAGCGTCTTTCCCGATATCAAACCGGGAACTCCGATTCCGGAAGTTTCCGCGGACGTGGTCGATCCGGTGATGCGTCTCTGCCGAGAAAATCTGAAATTATTTTTTGACAACGGCGGTCTTCTGCCCGATAGGCCCAGTCCTCAGTTTTTAGAAGAAGAGCACGAATCGCAACTCACGAGACTTTACCCCGAAGAGATCGATTTTCAAGACGGAGAATTCAATTTCATCCGCAAGCTCGTTCTCCAGGATCCGAAGATTCTAAACGCGCTCTTTACCGCCGATCCTTCCATGCTCACCTATGTCTGCGTAAAATTGGCGAACGTCCTCGAGCAAATCACAGGAATTCTCAAAACCTGTCTTACGGATTTAGATGATTCGTTCCGGCTCTTCTTTGTAGGTGAAAACAGCCTCGTAGAAAAATTCTATCTGATCTTGGACATCACTTCTTCCGGTTATGGAACTGCTCCCGCAGAATATGTAATTCCGGTTTTGGGCGCCGTCGCCGGAAAGATTGAAAAGTATAAGAATGGTCATCAAGCGCTCTTTGGAGTTCCGGTGGCTGGCATTTCGCCTAACGCAGGAACCTTTCAAACCAAAGCTAGTTCGCTCGCAAAAAAGATGGAAGAGAGCGCCCCAAAGACGGCCGCACCTACTTCTTCGGCGATCACTGCCGGAGTGGATGTGGAAGCGATTCGCAAAGAACTCGACAACTCGGCTTCCGTTATCATTCAATTCTCGGGCTTGGATGCGGAGAGAATCAAAGAATTCTCCGCACTCATGGTGAAAGTAAAAAGTCTGAAAAACCCTCTCGATCCGGAAGGAGACATTCGAAAGGTTCGAAGAACTTTAGGAAGACACTATTGGGACATGTATCAGGCCTGCTATATGAAATACATGAACTCGAATCGGAACGTTCCGAAAGCGGTCGATCTCATGTTGAAGTACGGCTTTTTCGATGAAACGATGGTGGACGATTCTCAAATCGCCTTTATGTATTCTCATAAAGATACGATGAACTTTACTTCGGATATTCCGATTTCTTTAGGAACCGAATGGTTGGAGAGAGTTTATAAGAGAGAAATTCCAACTTCCCTGGATGAGATGGGACAAAACTTTTTCGAAAAAGTGAAGATGGAAAATCGAACCATCAACATCAAAAAAGAATCCGATATTCCACCGGAACTGGATAACCCGGATACAAGGTTAAAGTTTGAGTTTGCCTCTCTCTACGAAGCCAACGTTAGACTCACTTCCGGAAGTCCGGCGACTCACTTTCCGATTCTCACGAAATTTCATAGCCAGATGGCTATCGATAAGTCCTACGTCTCAAAGAAAATTCTTACGGACGTAATTCACGATCTGATGGCGATTGATTACTCCGTTTTTCATAGAGAAGTCATCTACAATAACAACGAGTTAGGAATTACAAAAGAATTTATTCAGAAATGCGTGATTCCAGATTTTATCCTGGTTCCATCCATCGGAACTAAGGTAATGATGTGGCAGGATCTTTCGGTCCACAGGGGAGCCGGCTCCAAAGAAAGTCCCGGAAGAATTGTTGTTCCTATCTTCTCTCAAGGAGATTTGAAAACGATGATCTCCGATGCGTTAGCCGCCTTCCGTTGGGAGCTCACAAAATCGATTCTCGGAGCGGAATGGAACAACGTAGGGAATCCTTCGATCACAGCGGATTATACGGATTATATCCAATTCTTTAAGAAGAATAAGGATCTCTCGATCGAGATCAAAGAGAAACTCGCGGGGGATTTTAAACGTTTTCGAAACGACAGGGATATCTTTGCAAACGACTATCAACTCTGGATCAAATACGAATCGGACGGAGTTCAGAGACTCAATAAAGTTGTAAGAAGTATTTTTTACCGTCACATTCCTTTTAGCAGACCGATCCGTGAGAAAGTTGCGAAAACACCGGCCTTTGGAGAAATTCATAACCGTTTTATCAACATTCGAAATCGGAAATATACCGAATTAGAAAACCGCTACAAAAAATATCTGAACGCGTTAGGCTCCCTTCCCGATCCTTTGCGTGAAAATTTAGAATTCTACCGAGTCTAA
- a CDS encoding LIC_12708 family protein, whose product MRNLNPISRIRSHHRRIFILSFGIVLIVAAIANCTRFKVDNYNSFLYGRIKLGNTLADVQAKILNGVPTNLPQTLSVVGGKIYVPDFEQSLLKVFSTDGELKFILGTLKEKVGDKYKLIPAKIGKIGLVAVNGDEEIYLQSRTGKEEQPKVDPATEDIFLKKSGSFDTEYREATPSAILHFSDAGKLLNTIYVEGSNGNTPFGYIERMETGEDDLLFVFHKSNGEMKLSVYDKGALLRSIGASNFADVISDSESTQVRLETLLPHLEGKYAVASFSIFDKKNSRFKSRKIFKYDFETKSATLIKEIQDPSESLYWILKDNNFFLWETETEEESSIRLQVHDDEGNHVNNIRLNYLPPRGLWRETWMDLNDEIYSARIKSGYLEIHKWK is encoded by the coding sequence ATGAGAAATCTCAATCCAATCTCCCGCATTCGCTCCCATCATAGAAGAATTTTTATTCTTTCCTTTGGAATTGTTTTGATCGTCGCTGCGATTGCAAACTGCACTCGATTCAAAGTGGATAATTACAATTCTTTTCTCTACGGAAGAATCAAGTTAGGCAATACTCTCGCTGACGTTCAGGCAAAAATCTTGAACGGAGTTCCGACCAATCTTCCACAGACGTTGTCCGTGGTCGGAGGTAAGATCTATGTTCCCGATTTCGAACAATCTTTATTGAAAGTATTCTCCACCGATGGTGAGTTAAAATTCATATTAGGAACTTTGAAGGAAAAAGTCGGAGATAAATATAAATTGATCCCGGCGAAGATCGGGAAGATCGGACTCGTTGCAGTGAACGGTGACGAGGAAATCTATCTTCAATCCCGAACCGGAAAAGAAGAACAACCCAAAGTCGATCCTGCAACGGAAGATATTTTTTTAAAGAAGAGCGGTTCGTTTGATACGGAATACAGAGAAGCGACTCCTTCCGCCATTCTTCATTTTTCAGACGCAGGAAAATTATTGAATACGATCTACGTGGAAGGAAGCAACGGAAACACTCCCTTCGGTTATATAGAAAGAATGGAAACGGGAGAAGACGACCTTCTTTTTGTATTTCACAAATCAAACGGAGAGATGAAACTTTCCGTCTATGACAAGGGCGCGCTCTTACGATCGATCGGAGCTTCCAATTTCGCGGACGTAATCTCGGATTCGGAATCGACTCAAGTTCGTTTAGAGACCTTGCTTCCGCATCTGGAAGGAAAATACGCGGTCGCTTCGTTTAGCATTTTTGATAAGAAGAATTCCCGTTTCAAATCGAGAAAAATTTTCAAATACGATTTCGAGACAAAGTCCGCTACACTCATCAAAGAAATCCAAGATCCTTCCGAATCTTTGTATTGGATCTTAAAGGATAATAACTTTTTTCTCTGGGAAACGGAAACAGAAGAAGAGAGTTCGATCCGTCTTCAAGTTCACGACGACGAAGGAAATCACGTAAACAACATTCGTTTGAACTACCTCCCTCCAAGAGGACTCTGGAGAGAAACCTGGATGGATTTGAACGACGAGATCTATTCGGCAAGAATCAAATCCGGGTATCTGGAAATTCATAAATGGAAATAA
- the rimP gene encoding ribosome maturation factor RimP produces the protein MTVSKEEIETILDGALHLPVKLYSLKVNQRPNHSLIEVVLDNLEHSYGSVSLLECEQVSRKLKEELERISPDLDYTLKVSSAGAERKLDLPGDLDRFRGIPVRLVFLSGESENPQEGIFRIMDRVEDQVILEKFQKGKKSAGKKQTTLNLKDILKGNLYVSI, from the coding sequence TTGACAGTAAGCAAGGAAGAAATCGAGACGATTCTGGATGGCGCCTTGCATTTGCCTGTCAAGCTGTACTCATTAAAGGTCAACCAAAGGCCTAACCACTCGTTGATCGAGGTTGTCTTGGACAATCTGGAGCATTCGTATGGTTCAGTCAGCCTTCTGGAATGTGAGCAAGTTTCCAGAAAACTGAAAGAAGAGTTAGAACGGATCTCACCGGATCTGGATTATACTCTTAAAGTTTCCTCCGCTGGGGCGGAAAGGAAACTTGATCTCCCGGGGGACCTGGATCGATTCCGGGGCATACCGGTTCGTCTGGTTTTTCTATCCGGAGAATCAGAGAATCCTCAGGAAGGAATTTTTCGGATAATGGATCGAGTTGAGGATCAGGTGATTCTGGAAAAATTCCAGAAGGGTAAAAAATCTGCCGGAAAAAAGCAGACGACCCTGAACCTCAAGGATATACTGAAAGGGAATCTCTACGTAAGTATTTGA